A window of Costertonia aggregata contains these coding sequences:
- a CDS encoding AMP-binding protein, protein MRPFHNVHPDFRLNNVHYTFTDLKEVAYSFIKEGRPFEKVIGVFLLDWLDDSDFVTVHTSGSTGIPKPISLKKEHMVNSALATGSFFGLSSGDKALHCLPTGFIAGKMMLVRALVLGLHIDVVTPSSSPLQQVEKRYDFGAMVPLQLQNSIENIDIIDTLIIGGAPLSGALKAKVKKMDAHIFETYGMTETITHIAVKQINKTLSIGTDNVDDVFTALPNVYFEIDERGCLIIDAPKISNIPIITNDIVDLISTTKFRWLGRYDNIINSGGIKLIPEQIESILSQTISNTFFVAGLPDDMLGESLVLVVEGNISVEHVKKILNKTNGLSKHQIPKDVFVLPKFSKAKNGKINRSNTLALLTT, encoded by the coding sequence TTGAGACCATTTCATAACGTTCATCCTGATTTTCGCCTAAATAACGTTCACTATACTTTTACTGATTTAAAAGAAGTAGCCTATAGCTTCATAAAGGAAGGTAGGCCATTTGAAAAGGTTATAGGTGTTTTTTTATTGGACTGGTTAGATGATTCGGATTTCGTTACCGTTCATACCTCTGGTTCCACGGGAATACCAAAACCCATTTCACTTAAAAAAGAGCATATGGTGAATTCAGCTCTGGCCACAGGTAGTTTTTTTGGTTTAAGCTCGGGGGATAAAGCGCTACACTGTTTACCCACAGGTTTTATTGCGGGCAAAATGATGTTGGTTCGTGCTTTGGTACTTGGTTTGCATATAGATGTTGTGACACCTTCTTCTTCCCCATTACAACAAGTGGAAAAACGGTATGATTTCGGGGCAATGGTACCGTTACAACTTCAAAACAGTATTGAAAACATTGATATAATTGATACGTTGATCATAGGGGGAGCACCGCTTTCAGGTGCGCTGAAAGCAAAAGTCAAAAAGATGGATGCCCATATTTTTGAAACATACGGCATGACTGAAACCATCACCCATATTGCAGTAAAACAGATAAATAAAACATTGTCGATTGGAACAGATAACGTTGATGACGTTTTTACAGCTTTACCGAATGTATATTTTGAAATAGATGAAAGAGGTTGTTTAATTATAGATGCCCCAAAAATTTCGAATATACCGATTATCACCAATGATATTGTAGATTTAATTTCCACTACCAAGTTCAGATGGTTGGGTAGGTATGATAATATTATCAACTCCGGTGGCATAAAACTAATTCCTGAACAAATTGAATCCATTCTTTCACAAACAATATCAAATACATTTTTTGTTGCAGGATTACCAGATGATATGCTCGGTGAGAGTTTGGTTTTGGTTGTAGAAGGGAATATCAGCGTAGAACATGTGAAAAAAATATTGAATAAAACCAATGGGCTTTCAAAACATCAAATACCCAAAGATGTTTTTGTTCTTCCAAAGTTCTCAAAAGCCAAAAATGGAAAGATAAACAGATCAAACACTTTGGCATTACTAACCACATAG
- a CDS encoding CPBP family intramembrane glutamic endopeptidase, which produces MYIEQGYKGNIGLWKYLIIPVGFMAFMALNYVMTLNSPVSTEDLMQGMIEKLGSNLVLILLLAPLVFGLFLVLGWTFLVHQQSIKSLTTSRKKVDWKRIFFAFSLWGGITVFLTLLDIYLSPDDYVLNFNLKAFLILAIIGVLLIPLQTSFEEYLFRGHMMQGLGIAFKNRLAPLVITSILFGIMHLGNPEVTKLGFGIMIYYIGTGFFLGILTLMDEGLELALGFHAANNLIGALLLTADWTAFQTDSIYRDISDPVLGWDVLVPVLVIYPILLFIFSKKYSWTNWKEKLTGRVLSKEEFLIKEAKVETIS; this is translated from the coding sequence ATGTATATAGAACAGGGATATAAAGGGAATATAGGACTTTGGAAATATTTGATAATTCCGGTCGGCTTTATGGCTTTTATGGCACTTAATTATGTCATGACCTTAAATTCGCCGGTAAGTACTGAAGATTTGATGCAAGGCATGATTGAAAAGTTAGGGTCAAATTTGGTTCTTATCTTATTGCTGGCACCTTTGGTTTTTGGTTTATTTCTTGTTTTGGGATGGACATTTTTAGTGCACCAACAATCCATCAAATCTTTGACCACTTCAAGAAAAAAAGTGGATTGGAAACGAATATTTTTTGCATTTTCACTATGGGGGGGAATAACGGTTTTCTTAACACTATTGGATATTTATTTGTCGCCCGATGATTATGTATTGAACTTTAACTTAAAGGCCTTCCTTATTTTGGCCATTATTGGCGTTCTTTTGATTCCGTTACAAACCAGTTTTGAGGAATACTTGTTTCGCGGGCATATGATGCAGGGGTTGGGCATAGCTTTCAAAAATAGGTTGGCTCCACTAGTGATTACTTCCATTCTCTTTGGTATTATGCATTTAGGCAATCCCGAGGTAACTAAGTTGGGATTCGGAATTATGATATATTACATAGGTACGGGTTTTTTCCTTGGAATTTTGACGTTGATGGATGAAGGATTGGAGCTTGCCCTTGGTTTTCATGCGGCCAACAATTTAATTGGAGCTTTATTGCTTACGGCCGATTGGACCGCTTTCCAGACCGATTCCATCTACCGGGATATCTCCGACCCCGTTTTGGGGTGGGATGTTTTAGTCCCTGTTCTGGTGATTTACCCCATTTTATTATTTATATTTTCCAAAAAATATAGTTGGACCAATTGGAAAGAAAAACTAACTGGCAGGGTTTTAAGTAAAGAAGAATTTTTGATAAAAGAAGCAAAAGTTGAGACCATTTCATAA
- a CDS encoding o-succinylbenzoate synthase, which yields MQAGYKKHILQFKRPSGTSRGVLTQKETWFIILKNDGKTGIGECGLLKGLSIDDVPEYEEKLRWVCNNIHLGKDALWKALMFFPSIQFGVEQAFLSLASKDPFELFSSKFTQNETPIAINGLIWMGEPGFMHHQIQQKLEEGFKCIKMKIGAIDFYSELSILASLRKKYSKKQLQLRVDANGAFSLDRALGKLELLADYDIHSIEQPIPKGNIWKMRSLCEKTPLPIALDEELIGVFDVTEKEKLLQTIQPQYIILKPSLVGGFTGSQEWIALAEKFKIGWWVTSALESNIGLNAIAQWAFTKNIKLPQGLGTGSLYTNNFESPLTVDNGSIFYDQNKNWKPNLIEDLCI from the coding sequence ATACAGGCCGGCTACAAAAAACATATTTTACAGTTTAAGCGCCCAAGTGGCACGTCCCGAGGGGTATTGACCCAAAAAGAGACGTGGTTCATCATTCTAAAAAATGATGGCAAAACGGGGATAGGGGAGTGTGGGCTGTTAAAAGGCCTCAGCATTGATGATGTACCGGAATATGAGGAAAAACTAAGGTGGGTATGTAACAACATTCACTTGGGCAAAGATGCCCTGTGGAAAGCCTTGATGTTTTTTCCCAGTATACAGTTCGGGGTCGAGCAAGCGTTTCTTTCTTTGGCGTCCAAAGACCCTTTTGAGCTGTTTTCGTCCAAATTTACCCAAAATGAAACTCCGATAGCCATAAACGGGTTGATATGGATGGGCGAACCTGGCTTTATGCACCATCAGATACAACAAAAACTCGAAGAAGGTTTTAAATGTATCAAAATGAAGATCGGGGCAATTGATTTTTATAGCGAACTTTCTATTTTGGCATCTTTGCGAAAAAAATATTCCAAGAAACAACTTCAATTAAGGGTAGATGCCAATGGGGCATTTTCTCTGGATCGTGCCCTGGGCAAACTAGAACTTTTAGCAGACTATGACATTCATTCCATTGAGCAACCTATCCCAAAGGGGAATATATGGAAAATGCGGTCTTTATGTGAAAAAACACCCCTGCCCATAGCTTTGGACGAAGAATTAATAGGTGTTTTTGATGTAACGGAAAAGGAGAAATTGCTACAAACCATTCAACCACAATATATTATTCTTAAACCAAGTTTAGTAGGTGGTTTCACGGGCAGTCAAGAATGGATTGCCTTGGCGGAAAAGTTTAAGATCGGATGGTGGGTTACCAGTGCGCTGGAAAGCAATATTGGCCTTAACGCCATTGCACAATGGGCGTTCACGAAAAATATAAAACTACCCCAAGGCTTGGGCACCGGAAGTTTGTATACCAATAATTTTGAAAGTCCGTTAACGGTCGATAACGGATCAATTTTCTACGACCAAAACAAAAACTGGAAACCTAACTTAATTGAAGATTTATGTATATAG
- a CDS encoding SDR family oxidoreductase has protein sequence MDKINGKVVWITGASSGIGEALAYHLSKKQCKLIISSRKIDDLKKVKDNCENNDIVQVLQIDLANLDEIRTYVTRAMSFYGHIDILINNAGISQRSLIAETQIEVYKKLIDINYLGTIALTKDLLPHFVKRKSGKFVTVTSLMGKFGSPYRSGYCGAKHALHGFFDVLRMEHEKDSIQVTLICPGFIRTNVAKNALTGDGSPQLKEDKATENGLTAETLVKKMVKAIERKKFEAYIGKKEIIGVYLKRFFPKILHNVVLKSSVR, from the coding sequence ATGGACAAGATAAACGGTAAAGTAGTTTGGATAACAGGAGCATCCTCCGGTATTGGTGAAGCATTGGCTTACCACCTGAGTAAAAAACAATGTAAACTGATTATTTCATCAAGAAAAATAGATGACCTCAAAAAGGTTAAGGATAACTGTGAAAATAATGATATCGTTCAAGTTCTTCAGATTGACTTGGCCAATCTGGATGAGATACGTACCTATGTCACAAGAGCCATGTCATTTTATGGTCATATTGATATTCTCATCAACAACGCAGGAATAAGTCAACGCTCTTTGATCGCCGAAACTCAAATAGAAGTGTATAAAAAACTCATTGATATCAACTATCTCGGCACCATAGCACTTACAAAAGACCTACTGCCCCATTTTGTGAAAAGAAAATCAGGCAAATTCGTAACCGTGACCAGTTTAATGGGCAAGTTTGGTTCGCCTTATCGTTCGGGATATTGTGGTGCAAAACATGCACTGCACGGTTTTTTTGACGTGCTACGAATGGAACATGAAAAAGACAGTATACAAGTGACGTTGATATGTCCAGGCTTTATTCGGACCAATGTGGCGAAAAATGCCCTAACGGGTGATGGTTCCCCACAGTTGAAAGAGGATAAAGCCACAGAAAACGGTCTCACAGCAGAAACTTTGGTCAAAAAAATGGTCAAAGCCATTGAAAGGAAAAAGTTTGAAGCCTACATAGGAAAGAAAGAAATCATAGGTGTTTACCTAAAGCGTTTCTTCCCAAAAATACTGCATAATGTAGTTTTAAAGAGTAGCGTTAGATAG
- a CDS encoding metal-dependent hydrolase — MKITFLGHASILLEFDGQTLLVDPFITGNEKAAGIIDVNALHPDYILVTHAHQDHILDVESIAEKTGATVIANYEIATHFGNKGLQTHPMNHGGRWKFDFGTVLYTNAIHTSSFPDGSYGGQPGGFVISTEHKNVYIAGDTALTMDMKLIPLSAKLDIAILPIGDNFTMGVDDAIIASDFVECNTVLGYHYDTFGYIEINHKEAIEKFSKAGKDLNLLGIGESMTI, encoded by the coding sequence ATGAAAATTACATTTCTTGGTCATGCTTCCATACTTCTCGAATTTGATGGCCAAACACTTTTAGTGGATCCTTTTATTACTGGTAATGAAAAAGCTGCCGGTATAATTGATGTAAATGCACTGCATCCCGATTATATTTTAGTGACCCACGCACATCAAGACCATATATTGGATGTTGAATCAATCGCTGAAAAAACAGGAGCGACCGTTATCGCAAATTATGAGATAGCAACCCATTTTGGAAACAAGGGTTTACAAACCCACCCAATGAACCATGGCGGACGCTGGAAATTTGATTTTGGAACGGTACTTTACACAAATGCCATACATACGTCATCTTTTCCCGATGGCTCCTATGGTGGTCAACCAGGCGGATTTGTAATATCTACAGAACATAAAAATGTTTATATCGCTGGCGATACGGCACTGACGATGGACATGAAATTAATCCCATTATCCGCTAAATTGGATATAGCTATTTTGCCCATTGGCGATAATTTTACAATGGGCGTTGATGACGCCATAATCGCTTCCGATTTTGTAGAATGTAATACGGTATTGGGTTATCATTATGATACTTTCGGGTATATTGAAATAAACCATAAAGAAGCCATTGAAAAATTTTCCAAAGCAGGGAAAGACCTTAACCTACTTGGGATTGGGGAGTCAATGACTATCTAA